One stretch of Pomacea canaliculata isolate SZHN2017 linkage group LG1, ASM307304v1, whole genome shotgun sequence DNA includes these proteins:
- the LOC112568767 gene encoding uncharacterized protein LOC112568767, whose protein sequence is MEHVLLGLLSCSLMVVQPASSFPHPSLLLALKCQAISEYFDSVTGSCEPCREICELAHITRTQQECETQCGDYVLASKCTSDQYYDTVVHSCAPCSELCDSFHVTNTRDDCLRQCPGYTTMRLPSSNVSATPNGNSSAGEQDPPSQSDVGLTIAIIIIVLAVVVVGVTLTAVAAVVCRPGKCCWWTSQVIYTPVVEGSPASSITKPIPCAADEVKQFMTASVTSTRPG, encoded by the exons ATGGAGCACGTGCTGCTTGGCCTGTTGAGCTGCTCACTGATGGTGGTGCAGCCTGCATCCAGCTTCCCGCACCCGTCGCTGCTGCTCGCTCTGAAGTGCCAGGCCATCTCCGAGTACTTCGATTCCGTCACAGGGTCGTGTGAACCGTGTCGAGAAATCTGTGAACTCGCCCACATCACGAGAACGCAGCAAGAATGTGAAACACAGTGCGGGG ACTATGTCTTAGCCTCGAAGTGCACCAGTGACCAGTACTACGACACTGTGGTGCACAGCTGTGCGCCCTGCTCGGAGCTGTGTGACAGCTTCCACGTCACGAACACCAGGGACGACTGCCTCCGCCAATGTCCAG GTTATACTACTATGAGGCTGCCATCTAGCAACGTGTCTGCCACCCCGAATGGAAATTCTTCAGCAGGGGAACAGGACCCGCCCAGCCAGTCTGACGTAGGCCTGACCATcgccatcatcattatcgtgtTGGCAGTCGTTGTTGTGGGTGTGACGTTGACTGCTGTCGCCGCTGTCGTATGTCGACCCGGAAAGTGTTGCTGGTGGACCAGCCAGGTGATCTACACACCTGTGGTGGAGGGAAGTCCTGCATCATCAATCACCAAACCGATTCCATGTGCTGCTGATGAG GTCAAACAGTTTATGACAGCGAGTGTGACCAGCACACGGCCAGGATAG